In Populus alba chromosome 9, ASM523922v2, whole genome shotgun sequence, a genomic segment contains:
- the LOC118035139 gene encoding uncharacterized protein, translated as MKNKYDGAKINMNTQTKLKTQNTHTKMKKSGGAADKKRVRRSSGAVTNASRDLNSDTPPRKQAAKKDVFQLFAEKVRDHKDLVSRWAVLQETRVEYFRGKDFVSFLKNHSEVKDILESNNNLEVEEIANTLLSKNLLVRCDRVVKTVRPGKKKLSTWPAHLEIFPDQVFSANDAFFAWAFVKRRPLWQTLLSLSWPVLTLAICMFPVYPHRCKLLILYSCAGLLLLILSLLSLRATVFGVLYLILGKRVWFFPNILAEEATLGELFRFWPNKDEEERPKWTTRLFYALVAVLVILLLRHHAPDEAARARYQKRMSNIIDEVLEWSPSLALSGMMEKQPTVVNTTEAGNFTDSRKTDSEKESPADDEGGETILEQHEDEETENIEDTDQHQHQDHI; from the exons atgaaaaacaaatatgacggtgccaaaataaatatgaacacgcaaacaaaacttaaaacgCAAAACACACATACAAAGATGAAGAAATCAGGAGGGGCAGCAGACAAGAAAAGGGTTCGAAGATCATCAGGGGCCGTAACTAATGCCTCCAGAGATCTGAACTCTGATACCCCTCCTAGG AAACAAGCTGCAAAAAAAGATGTGTTTCAGTTGTTTGCTGAGAAGGTGAGAGATCACAAGGATTTGGTATCTCGTTGGGCTGTCTTACAGGAGACCCGTGTTGAATATTTTAGAGGAAAGGATTTTGTAAGCTTTCTGAAAAATCATTCAGAGGTTAAAGATATATTAGagtcaaataataatttagaggtTGAAGAAATTGCCAATACTTTGTTAAGCAAGAACCTTTTAGTGCGTTGTGATCGCGTGGTGAAAACTGTTCGTCCTGGGAAGAAAAAGTTGTCTACCTGGCCAGCACATTTAGAGATCTTTCCT GATCAAGTATTTTCAGCAAATGATGCCTTTTTTGCATGGGCGTTTGTAAAACGGAGGCCATTATGGCAAACACTTCTCTCACTTTCCTGGCCCGTGTTGACTCTTGCAATTTGCATGTTTCCTGTATACCCACATCGGTGCAAGCTATTAATCCTCTACTCTTGTGCTGGACTTCTTTTGCTTATTCTCTCACTTCTTTCAT TGAGAGCCACAGTATTTGGTGTTCTATACCTCATTCTTGGAAAGCGTGTTTGGTTTTTCCCTAACATCCTTGCTGAAGAAGCTACTCTGGGAGAATTATTCCGTTTCTGGCCGAATAAGGATGAGGAGGAGAGGCCCAAGTGGACAACTAGACTTTTCTATGCATTAGTAGCTGTGCTCGTCATATTACTGCTGAGGCACCATGCCCCTGATGAAGCTGCTAGAGCAAG GTATCAGAAGCGGATGTCCAACATAATTGATGAAGTTCTTGAGTGGTCTCCAAGTTTGGCGCTGTCTGGAATGATGGAGAAGCAGCCAACTGTGGTCAATACCACGGAAGCCGGCAATTTCACAGATTCCAGGAAAACAGACTCGGAGAAGGAATCTCCAGCAGATGATGAAGGTGGAGAAACCATCTTAGAACAACACGAGGATGAGGAAACCGAGAACATAGAGGACACTGATCAACATCAGCATCAAGATCATATATGA